TCACTCGAGACGGATGCGTTTTAGTGGCGATGCAGGGGACCCCAGAGAGAAGGCCGTAGGGGAGGCGGGGCGAGACTCAGGAATGTACTCCATCTGGTATTTGTCAATGTACGGTTTGGCAACACCCCATATCTGAAAATACAGACAATACAATGATGCAAAGAAGATTTAAAGATACAGACACCCAGTTTTTAAGACCAGAATCATTATTTGCACTCTctagctttttttcttcttcttgtaccCATGTTTCCCGTGTCTCACTGTCATATACATGTTTGTAGCATGTGTACTCATGAGTGAGTGTATAATATATAGACGTATAAGTGTAAATGTGTGTGGAGGCAAACTCCCATTTTAATGTACAAGTTGTGGCAACAAATTTTCTATAGAAGGAtgataaagtatctatctatccccccctttttttctccccaattgtatccggccaattatcccactcttctgagccttcctggttgctgctccaccccctctgccgatccggggagggctgcagactaccacatacttcctctgatacatgtggagccatcggccgcttcttttcacctgacagtgaggagtttcgccagggggacgtagcgcgtgggaggatcacgctattccccccagtccccccaaaaaggcacccccgaccgaccagaggaggcgctagtgcagcaaccagggcacatacccacatccagcttcccacctgcagacatggctagttgtgtctgtaggggtgccaaaccaagccggaggtaacacagggattcgaaccgggatccccgtgttggtaggcaacagaatagaccgccacattacCCACACatccctatctgtctgtctgtctgtctgtctgtctgtctcattgtACCTTTGCAGTGGTTACAGCTGCAGGTCCACTGATAACATACAAGATGTTTAGACAGTCAAAATAACCGTTGACAACCAGCGTCCTACATAAGAACCGGCACTTGCCTTCTGGTCAAGTAGGAGGCGATGGACAGCTTCAATATCAGGAGACATGAATCTGTCCTTAATCCAGGGCCTGTGAATGACAGAGGAGGCCAAAgtaagagagaggagcagatagtgGAACATGGGATAAATATTAACTATGAAATTTTGGAATGAAATTTGTGAACCTTGGCCATATGGCTGTTTGACTTACTTGACCACGCTGCGCACAAGGTCATAGACTTTCTCCAATGGTGTGGTGGTACGCAGGGGGCGGAGGAACTCAATACCCTGGCAGGCTGCCAGCAGCTCGATAGCGAGAACTGATTAGGGAAAACAGTGATTGGTTTTGACCAAATTCAGTAACACTGCAGTTTAACGCTAGCTAATGCTCTGTTCCATATGACCACAAACAGCAAGATTCAGTTCCCATGTGGAAGAAGATCCTGTTGTCAACGTTGATTTTAGCTCGTGCAAGATAAAAATGCATCACGCAAAGACATTTTGCTTCCAGTAATTGCATTATATCATAGCCACATTGTTGGAATTAGGTGGCTTACACCACTTTAAATAGTGGATATATGATATCTACAATTTATATAACAAACATACCTATTCATGGGCCCCGTACCTGTACAAAATTACTCACGTGCAAGTGCTTCTAATGAAGAAAAATGTCGTtcatttaaagctacaatcctgaagatcgcTGTTTTTTACTATACCGACGAGTACGGTGACATTGGCAACTGTATGAGGTATTTGACCTCACAATGCAATTCAGACTGAAACAGTCAGCAGTGCTGCTGAGTCACCACTTGCCCAATGCCGGGCAAATAAAACATGGTTTATCCTCATCTCTAGTTGTTGATCTTGAATcggttggtaaaggtcttcttccGGCTCGGCCCGTCACATCTGCGTGTGAGCTGCAATAGTATTGCGTTATCCTCAAACTCACCTTTTTCCTCATCATTTGGCTTCACTGGTGACAGCGTAAAACACTTTCTTTCCTCCCAACAGCAAACATAAAGAAGAGTAACTAGAAAAGCATGTGTCTTAATTAAATACAGATCCCTGATGAAGGCACTGGTTGAAACCCGAATGTGAAAGAATTCTTTATTATCTagcgacttttttttttttacactttgttGGTTTACAGCAAAGCAgagccagaatttttttttttgtacccctttttctcgccaattgtatccagccaattaccccactcttccgagccgtcccggtcgctgctccaccccctctgctgatccagggagggctgcagactaccacatgcctcctccgatacatgaggggccaccagccgcttcttttcacctgatagtgaggactttcgccagggggacgtagcgtgtgataggatcacgctacccccccccccagcaggcgctccaaccaaccataggaggcgctagtgcagcatccggcttcccacccgcagacatggccaattgtgtctgcagggacgctcgaccaagccagagataacatgggattcgaaccagcgatccccataatATGAACTTTTTAAAAACATAGCAACTCACTCACATGAAATTGTGCTCAGTCATTCAGAACTGCAGTGAATCCCGTTGTTTGTTCTAGCATGTGTTTGTTATTACAAAGTCTTTTGACTATTTACAGATTAACCAAACACGCATGTGTATGTTAACACTATTTTACCTTGTTCCACATGTTCCACCACCCGCAGTGCCTTCCTGGCAGCCCAGCCCCCCATGGAGACGTGGTCCTCCGTGGCAGCGCTGGTGGACAGTGAGTCCACTGAGGACGGGTGGCACAGGACCTTATTCTCTGAAACTGGGCAAAGTTAAGAGAAAACTAAAATAAACGGCTGATCTGAATAAAGTCAGCTTAGGTTATGGGTAAGGTGCTTCTTGGGCCATCAAAAATACAGACAAAAACTTCAGATTAAAAACgagaccccccccgcccccccagatATCCAACATCAACTTTTTATAAAACACAACTGATCTTCTCCTCTGGAAAAGAGCAGATGTGTAGGAAATGATATCAAGGTCAGTCCTAAATTTAGTTGCTTTAATAGTTATTTTAATAATTAATACTATAATATTAACTGTTTTAGTTACTTCAGTGGTAATCTACTTTATCCTTCACTCCAATTGCTCAGGTATGCTTTAAAGCTGCTGTAGGGAACTTACTTTTAACAGCATTTTGTCATATTTAGTGAAATTCCCATTATATACCAACGTACTCATTCCAGTAAATGTACTATGAAAAAAGTCTGGTGTCTCCGGCCGCTACTTGGGCTATATTCTGATACGTAGTAAACTAATGAAAACAACCAATCACGGCTGAGGAGTGTCCCTAACTCTGCCAATCACACGGCCTCCACACAGAGCATGGGCAAAGTATCTGATACAAAATCCGTTTTTTCCACCATCAAGAAATACAGACGTCCCTGTGCCAAAAAACGTAGTATATCAagacattttgtttttatttatgacaTTTCACTCATAGCTTGCTATCGGACTTTTATTGTGGGTAAAAACTCTGATACCAATACTCCATTTTATCCTGGTATTGGCCTGATTATCTGATCCCAGCATCAATAAAGGTGCATCGCTGCAAACAAGAATGATTTTCCACATTATTTATGTCGTAGGGATAACACCCCATTAGCAGTCATAATACTGGGCAGTTTTCTGTGCGTCTCTCAAACGCCACTGAAATTGTGCCTAAAAGTGTTAATACTTCCAGGTTTTCTTATATGCTGTATTCTGTAAGAAAATTAAAATACTTACAGATGTGATACATGCAGATGTGTACAAAAAATGTGATTAACAACACTACATTATGTATTTGCATGTAGCGTTGTTAATCTAATACAATGCAGCCCATTGGCAAAACAGCAAGTTTCGACAGAATTGATTGCCGGTGTTCTGTCAATATGTGCTACCTATCAAGATGTGCTACTTAGCGGTTCTGCGTATGGTTAGGCGAGGTTAGCGTTAGGGTTAGACTTATCAAGTCGCACTACGGTAGCATTTTTCAACAAGGCAGCATAAATCATCAGAGCAATATTGGAGGCGTTTCAGAGACCCATAAAAAAATGGCTGCTAGCAAAATGAAGCTGGGCCGGATCCGTGCCAGACATCCGGGCTGGGTGTATCACAGCATCTGGCATGGATCCgccccagtgtctttttgcacaACGGGATTCAAGGATCGTAAACGTTCTTTCTCTTAAACAGTCCACTGAAATCTGTttctacaaaacaaaacaaaacaaaaaagttgaTGCGAGAAATAGGGAATTCAGGTGCTGACTCTTGACTCATTTTAGATCCACAAGGCCTAATTTAAAAATGGGTTCCGACTTTCGTAAGGAtgccacactctggccagaggcgcaGGGCGGTCTAGGAGCGGATGTGGTTCCTATGtggatctgccggactgtgggcggatcTGGGCCAGTGTCAGCTGCTGTATGGGGAGTGTCACCCCTACAACATATTtgtagagataatgttgaaaatcgtgaTTGTGTCCCTttgagcagaggtgtaaaaaccaggtccagaaagtaaaagtccaaaccatgtagtatttgctccactcatgcactacaccagcagattctagtgaacaccactcctcaactaggtagggaaaactagctaatgaactcagctggtttagtaacatggttggagcaaatacacggtttggccatttactttctggacctggtttttgcaACTCTGCCTGTGAGACACAATGTGAGTGTGGTATATAGCGAGGTGCTGAAAAGGTGGCGACACCAACCCAGGGCGGCGGCAGTGCAATGGGCGATCATGAAGCCCGAGTTGAGTCCTCCCTCGTTGACGAGGAAGGCAGGCAGCTCGCTCAGGGAGGGGTTGCACAGTCTCTCGATCCTCCTCTCGCTAATCGAGGCCAGCTCGTGGACCCCGATCGCCAAAAAGTCCAGAGCCTAAAACAAATGACAAGGTGATTGAATAAACACAACAAAGAAGGAGAATAGCACAGGAGCTGGTGTATAGTCAGTGTTTTTGCACAAGTTTTTCCAGCGAGGCAGATGCTTCCCCATACAGAAGGCTTGATCCTGTATCCTCTGAATAAATGATTGTCACTCTTAATTAAAACACCGCCCTGCTGCCCCCACAGAGAGTCAAATTTCATTTGGGAAATTAAAAGATAACCTCTTAAGTAATTTGGTACTTACCTTTGCCGGGTATTCTCCATGGAAGTTCCCTCCGGAAATGGTCTCTCCTCTATCAGCAAACACCATCTGACACAGCTGTTAAGTACAAATTACTGTACAAGATTTTAGCACAGTTTATaaaaactgatttaaaaaaaacaccgcAATGAAAGTGATCTGACACAAAAATCTATATAGATTTTCATAAAGTTTGAGTTCAATGTCAGCAAGAAACGCATCACGTCAAATTCCTGGTAGATAAAAAAAACACTTCCTTGGCAGATATAAACATTCAAATTCAGATTCTGATCCTGAGAGAAAAATATCTATTACATTTAGATTCGGGGTCAGAACAGCATAACTACCACAAAATATGACCAGTTTTTGTCCTTTTAGCCTTTTCTTTGGGGCAGGATACGGGGTTGTCGGTGGCGCTGTTGATTTCTGTATTGATGATGTTCTTGACAAAGTTTATTGTGTCATTAGCAATGCCATggacctgcagatggagagaaGAGTCGAGGATGAGAACGGCTGAGTCGAATTCAGAACAGATCGGCCTCCGTATTTATGGACCGAGCATGACTGGGTTTGAGGAGGACGGGGTCATTGGATAACTGCAGCAGGAGGTCACCTGGGGACAGCAGCGCATGGTGTAGGCATCCTGGACCCGATCACAGAACCGGTGGCTCTCTgggaaaacacacagacacacacaagacacaacacacgcacacataaataATATGTGCTGATGCAAAACTccaaaacacatgcacatacaggcTCATCATACACACGTGTGCATGtacagcaatatatatatatatatgcatgttcaGAAATATGCATAGAAATACATTCATATATAAACACATGTACAAAATAGaggatatacatgtatgtatagacacacatatatgtatatatatgtatgtatgtatgtatgtatgtatgtatgtatgtatgtatgtatgtatgtatgtatgtatgtatgtatgtatgtatgtagatgatatatacatatatacatacatcaaagaaggttgaatcagttcatctggatacgacgtttcttgacagatgcgtttcatcactcaactaagtgacctcttcagtgtaaactgactgcaggtatcccctccccttataaacaatacagctgcataacaaccgaCACCATCGACCAGTCtgatatgcagatatgggtgtgaccattaaccaatgtttcaatggccatgtgtactattcacagaggtttaGGGAATGTTTTAATcatcgtatccagatgaactgattcagccttctttgattttcttagctggattattgagcatgcagcaaGACATTACACATGCATCAGATGCTAGCAGATGTGTAGCTGACCTAAGAGTACTAATAGATAAATCACTACAGAATTATGTTAAGTCAATACTCTACTAATACAACGGCAATAATACAATAATAAAACGAAAAAGTCAACACCATACTACACAAGGTAAACATTATAGAAATACTAATACTATGAAATGATATTGAAATAAGTATGATTATTAGGGTCTGTGCACTGACCAGCAATCTGCGATGGGTGGTGGTCTGAGTCCAGTAAGGAGCGGAAGCGCAGGGCCACCTCTATCTGTCCTGGATGAGGCCGCAGTGAATGGATGTCTATacgggaggaggagagaagaccAGGAAGGGTACGATGGTTCATGATGTGACAGTCTGATCCCCAGTTAGTGCCAGCTAGGTGCTCCCATTTAAATCAATGACACTGCCTACACAGGTTCAGAGTCTCATCTGCATCCCACCTCTGGGATCTGTTCCATGTTTTTGCACTTCGAGTCAAGTTTTTGTGCAATGCATGCTTAGACTTATTGTTGATTTTCATCACATGAGCTCTAGAACAGCTGAGGTGTCAATATTTTGAATTTTGTACCCATTAGATACGCCAGAAAAATCTCTTCAGGAGCTTAAAACAAGACGAGAACACAAGAAAGCTTGTGTTTTCATAACATATTTTACTGCGGGTATAGTTGTCGAGAGGAGAGCAGAATACATCGCTATGCCTATGGTTGCCACCTCCTTGCTGTAAAGTACAAATGAAGTATTAACTCACTTTAAGTGTAGTTAAGtttgctttattaatccccttgtggAAATTCCTTTACTGCAAAATAACCCATCcttgctgtgatctgtgtagctcggagcagtgggctgccaccttcatgctgtgcccggggacccactccgcttcttttcccattgccctgGTCAGGAGCACcgacaggagtattagccctaacatgcatgtttcttctgatggtggggggaaaccggagcacccggagaaaacccgccgcagacacgaggagaacatgcacactccacacagaggacgacctgggatgacccccaaggttggacaacccagggttcaaacccaggaccttcttgctgtgaggcaacagtgctaactactgggccaccgtgctgccctaaatGAGTGTGTTGACTGGGAGTCGAACCTGGGTCAGCTGCTTGGAAGGCAGCaatgcttcttttcttttttcttttttttaaccactaCACCGCGAACAATTTATGATGATAATATCAAATATTGGAAAATGTAAAAATAGGTATAGTGGAGGATAGTTGTTCTATATATTGTACTTTATTTTAAGCTTTTGACTGGGCAGCCACATCAGAACCAgtgtacacacaaaaacagacaacagTGTTTAGCTGCTTTAGTACACTGCTTATGCAAAATGACCATTTAAAAACCAGGAGTATGTCTCAAGGTGGCTGCTCATCCATTTTGTCCCGCTTTGGACTGGCTGGCCAGACCATGCTAATAAACATGGTAATATAATATGTATACTATACATCTAGTATTCTGATACAATAAAACAACAACCTTGTATTCATATTTATGTTACTTTTTACTTTATCTTATCTCATTACCTTTTACTCTTTATATTACTTCTCTTTCAATCGTTTCCATGCTTCCCGGTGAGCAATGCATCAGGTCTTAATCCCGGTGCTGTGGAAATGTGCTTGGAAAAATAAAGCTGATGCGGATTCTGTTTTCTCACCGCTGTCAAAGGCCTTAGTGGTTCCTTTCAGCACCTCCAGTGTGAGGGCGGCGACGATGTCCGCCTGCCGGGCGATGGCCTGGGCTCTCTCTACGGCCTCCGCCCCCAGAGAGGTGATCATCTGGGTGCCATTGATCAGAGCAAGGCCCTGTGGGGaatagcgagggggggggggggagacagggagGCTGTGATTGCAGACAGCATTTTTCAGATATCAGTAACTGATTGGGGAATGCATGTCGCTTTGTGGAGTGCATGTGATTAACTGGACTCAAGTCGATACTGAAAACTGGAGGGCGAACTCTGACACCGGGCTGTGTTTTCATTTGGAAACTGTAAATGACAAACAGTCCATTCCCGCTGAATTCCAGGTATTTTAGGTGAACTCAAACCCCTGTAAGGTATGCGAGAGAACGGTTAAATGTGAGAGGATCACCTCTTTTGGTTTCAGTGATATTGGCTTCAGTCCATGGGCTTCCAAGACCTGATCGGGGATGAAAGGAGAGGAAAAACATATGAGAGGTGGAAGGTCATCGAAAAGCAAACATGTTTTCCTGCTGTGCCTTTTGCATCCTATCACCGATGTGAGGACAAGACAAAACGGGGAGGGAATTGTGCAAGGCGTCATCAGACACCCAGCGTTACCACATTTCAGTCTATGACAGCCGTGATATAAATCTCACATATTTGGCATCTGCCCATCCGCTCTTGGGTGACCACATTTTGCCCTCTCCTATCAGCCCCAAGGCCAGGTGAGAGAGGGGCGCCAGGTCTCCGCTGGCGCCGACCGTTCCCTTCTCGGGGACGAAGGAGAGACAGGATGCTGTGAGGGAAACGacggttagagagagagagagagagatcagacccACAACAGCCAGATAGGAGAGATGTCTGCTTCAAAGCAGACCTGTACAGGAAGTGGCTAACAGCAGGGTTTTCCGTCAAGTGAATTGAACCCGTCTAAGTCAATTAACATCTGGACCCAACAAAGGTGAACTGACGAAGATGTCAAGGCCGGTGTTGGGCCGTCGTCTCACCGTTGAAAGCCTGAATCATGGCATGAAGGGTCTCCAGAGAGATGCCGCTGTGCCCTTTGGCCAGAACGTTTATCCTCAGAGCCAGCAGCATGCGGGTCCTCTCCGGGCTGAGCGGGTTTCCCAAACCTTGACATCAAGAACACGACATGGAGGATGCAGTCACGTCCCCACCTTCTGACCTACACCCAACAACCTATGTGTTGCTTTATCCCAGCAAAGGCCGTTTTCTTGAAGGGGAAAGGCAACTCACCTGCTGAATGCGACCGCACCAAGTTCTCCTGCAGCTCCCTGACGGAAAGGAAGCAAGAGCCGTTAGAACAGAAACaccactttctttctttctttctttctttctttctttctttctttctttctttctttctttctttcgttctttctttctttttttttactatgaTTGAGAGGAAAGAGAGTAGTTAACAAAGGCCTGTACTTGAGTTTGCTGACAGGGATGACGGTCCGGGCAAATTTGCCGAAACCTGTTGTGATCCCATAAACCactgggggaagagagagagaaacacacacagatggaaaAATAACCAAACAGCATCTGAGGGACGTCAAAGGGGAGCGCCGGTATTTTTCAACCGAAGCTCCTTTTTCCTATCGTTGGGAGTCAACTCGAGCGATGGGTCGCAGAATCTTTAAAATTGAAACTGAGCCCACGGCTGCACACCGAGCTGCGATGGACTCCTTCGCCAAACAACGAGCTGTGTTTTGGCACTAACGGGTCCGCAGTGTTTTGAGAGGAGTCTTAAGAGCCTTTCGTCGCCTTACATAGAGACCCATCTGTAATGCTGCGAGGAGGGGGTCGTTGCAGGAAGACAACGGTGGAGGCGTGAGCGAGTTGGAGAGAAGGAAGATGCAGAGCAGG
The window above is part of the Lampris incognitus isolate fLamInc1 chromosome 6, fLamInc1.hap2, whole genome shotgun sequence genome. Proteins encoded here:
- the hal gene encoding histidine ammonia-lyase, producing MPLYTVHIRDEWLAVPCRETTNTIQWLGYEALKRYIKNKPDNGGITSLKDIRFAVRRCQGLGLLDMDDTIEDVLEDNDFIELAIEGDTSSPDFIPCQPGVSHLTAAYREPEEYLHLDGQSLTSTDLVNLGRGLYKIKMTPEAENNVVKSRELLDTIVKENKVVYGITTGFGKFARTVIPVSKLKELQENLVRSHSAGLGNPLSPERTRMLLALRINVLAKGHSGISLETLHAMIQAFNASCLSFVPEKGTVGASGDLAPLSHLALGLIGEGKMWSPKSGWADAKYVLEAHGLKPISLKPKEGLALINGTQMITSLGAEAVERAQAIARQADIVAALTLEVLKGTTKAFDSDIHSLRPHPGQIEVALRFRSLLDSDHHPSQIAESHRFCDRVQDAYTMRCCPQVHGIANDTINFVKNIINTEINSATDNPMVFADRGETISGGNFHGEYPAKALDFLAIGVHELASISERRIERLCNPSLSELPAFLVNEGGLNSGFMIAHCTAAALVSENKVLCHPSSVDSLSTSAATEDHVSMGGWAARKALRVVEHVEQVLAIELLAACQGIEFLRPLRTTTPLEKVYDLVRSVVKPWIKDRFMSPDIEAVHRLLLDQKIWGVAKPYIDKYQMEYIPESRPASPTAFSLGSPASPLKRIRLE